The window GCTGCGGCGCGAAAATGCCGCGCCGCATAAGAATCTAAAAAAGAAATTTCCACCATTGCCCTCTTTGTTTATTACGGGCGTCGGAAACGACGCATCACCAGGGGTTAATTATATTAATATAAGTATCTTACAAAATGCGTAATCCGAGCTATAAAGAAGGCCGGAATCCGATCTACTTCCAGGGGTTCAGGGAAGATCTGTATGTGCGAGAAATGCATCGTCACTTTCGGGGAAAACAGGGTAGTCTTTACGCACCGCTCCGCTTTCACCAAGATCTGCACAGGGTATATCCTCAATATCCGGGGGAGGGCCAAAAAATGCAATCATCTCTTTCTCGGATAATTTTGATCCATTATTGCCGTAAATGGCGGCTAGTTCGCGCCGATATCTTTCCCGAGAATATGGATCATATTCCTTGCCGAAAATGTCATATATTGCGGGGCGTGGACATTTGCCTTTCCATGCCACCAGCAACTTCATAGGTGCCGCGTTCAGGACATATTTATTCGGCTGCTTGCGCCCTTGGCGCTGGACGTCGATCCAGCCTTTCTCCTTCAGTTCATTGACCCGGATATCTATCCTGCGAACTGATTTACCGCTGTCTTTCGCGAGCCTTTCTTTTGTGATGACGACTTCCGGGCGATTCTGGAGGCGCTTCTGCGGGCAGTATCCGTGGAGGAGGGCAAAGAGGGCTTTAGCCCCAGAGCTTATGTTCGGGTCTCTGCTCAGGGCTTGGGGCGTCTGGTCAAAGAAGGTTTGCCGAGGCCGCCCGCGCCGTTTTGCCGCGTCTTGATCCGCTTTTATTTGCAAAAAGATTACTTTTTTCACGTCTATACCCAGCTGCCAGCGTCAACGAGGGGGGAGGGGCAGTCATCTCTTTAAAAATTGAGACTCGTGCCCCTCCCGTCGCCGTCTGCACTTACTCCGCTGGAGGTAAAATCTAGTTAATGTCTGGATCCTTAAGGTATATATCAGAGAGCTCCGTGAGCATCACGCTTAGACCCCGGGACAGCTTTTTGTTGAGATCGTTAATTTCTTTATTGGAATCAGTACTCTCCGCCATCCGGGCAAAGAACACCTGCAAAAACCTGAGCTTAATAAGCAGCTTATCGTATACTGATCGACCATTCTGACTTATCAAATCCGGTTCTCCCTTGGAAATACGATTGCGATGTGGCCCTTTCGAATGATGCCCCTTTGGTCGTTCACGTACTTCCGGAAAAATTTTCTTCTTTGCCGAATTTTTTTTCATCGTGTTTTTTCCTTTGAGCCTAGGACCATTACTGGCCCTTTCCGGCCCTCTCCGACTCATCCATAGATATGCCTCCTCGTGGATTTTTAGATTTTAAATGTTGGGCCTATCCCAGCATCCTGCTGACCAGGAGGCCAAAGGGCGGGCTCCGGCCGCTGTGGCCGAGCCGGGAGGGAGGCATGGGGAACATTGCATCCTCCAGCTATATTCCAGCTTCTTGCGAACAGAGGCCTTGCAATGCCTGGATCTGTAAATATTGGGAATTGTGTCGGATATAAGTTAAATAATCTTTAATACGGGGGAGCCAATTTTTATTATCCGCAAGTTATCCTCAATTTCCTATTCTGGAAATGTGCTGACTCTTGGTATATGATTATTCCCAGTTGATCGTTGGGAGCTTAGTCATGCCAGTGACAGGGGAAAAGCGTTCATATCGATCCCGTCGCGAATATTTGTTGCGCGCCGTTCAGCTACAGCGAAAGAAAATCCGGCAATTAGCCATAGCGTACAAAGGGGGGAAGTGTTCTCGTTGCGGCTATGATCGGTGCCTTGAAGCGCTAGAATTCCACCACATTTCTTCAGATTCAAAAGATTTTGGAATATCCGCCCGCGGGCATTCTCGTAGCTGGGAGAGGACCAAAGCGGAATTAAACAAATGCGTATTGCTCTGCGCGAACGGCCATCGCGAAATCCATGCTCGTATCATTTCTCCTGAGTGAGCCCGAATGACAACTACTTGTCATAGCCAATATTGGGCTCATCTTCTAACGCTCCGTGATCCGTCCGGGACGATCGAGTCCCTATCCCGTTCGATTGCCGGCGCCACAGCCCATGAGAAAGAAAATGGAGGCAAGCCGTCGTTGTATCTTCTTATTTCCCACGATGCGATTTCGGACAATAAAACACTTCAAGGACTGGCTGCTATCTATGCGATGAAGAATGCTTGAAAATGCGATCATGATAACTCTTCGATTAGCCGCATCTGCTTAAGTGGTTGAAAATAGAGCGAATAAAATGGAAGAAGCCTACGAAAAAGCGTTATGTCCTTGCGGGTCGGGAAAACGATATGTCGAATGCTGCCTCAATCGGCATATCGAGAAAAGCCGAGAAAATCCGCTCCAAAACTCGAAAGAGGAATTGAAGAAAATCATGGCTCGGAAGGATTTCTCTTCTCTCGAGGCGGCTAATGAATTCCTCCGCGTCTACTGGACTAGGCGAAATTCCGAACCGCGGGCGGATTTTTTAGGCTTGTCATCGGATCAGATTCATCGTTTGATCGATCTCCCTTTCACACACACATCGGATATCGTTCGGTTCAACGCGGATTATGAAACGGAAATTCTAACGGAAATTCCAATCGTTAAGGATGTCCGGCGTTTCCTAGATGCCTTTGCGGGCGCCGAGCCCCTGAAGGCAACAGCTACCGGGAATCTTCCCCGCGAATTTGCCAAAGCCCTGTTCGAAGAGCTGGACCGGTCGCGACTGAAGAAATACATCAAATTCCGAACAGAAACGGATTCCTTGGATGTCCACACGTTGCGCCTGGTCCTTGAGATTGTCGGCTGGGTCAGGAAGTCAAAAGGATATTTTCGTCTAACTCAGAAGGGGAGGAAGGCCCTTGACGTCGGCTTGTCCGCATCTAATTATCTGGATCTTTTATCCTCTTATATATGCCGATTCAACTGGGGTTATCAAGATCGATATCCGGAATTTGAGATTATCCAGCGGGCGGCTTTATTTTCGCTTTATCTTCTTCATAAAAAGGCGCGCCAATCCGTCGCCAGCCATTCTCTCAGCCCTTATTTCATACGGGCCTTCCCTCGGATTCTCGCTGAAGTACAGTCACCTTGGAAAAATATCTTCTCGATCATCGACGACTGTTTTGCTCTGCGTTTTATTGAGCGATTCTGCGGCTATTTCGGGCTCATCGATGTTCAAGAGCGAAGTGATCCTCTGGGACATATACGTATTCTGCAAGTGAACGGATTCTTCGATCGCTTGATGACATGGAAAACGGAAGTCCCTTCTCGGCTGCTTGTCCATTGAACCGATTGCCCTCAAAAGAATTCATATGAGGAGTGTTTCGTGAAACTTAATGTCGTCCCAGCCTTGTTGTTATCGATAGGATCGGTTCTCATATCTTCTGTTTATGGGAACGGAACCGTCAAAGCCGCGATCATCGCCAAAGCCCGGTCCCTGCCGTTGTCCGATGTCCGGCTGACCGGCGGTCCGCTCAAAACAGCTCAGGACCAGAACGGCCGCTACCTGCTTTCGCTGGAGGTCGATCGGATGATGGCTTTCCTGCGCCAATCCGCCGGGCTGGCCCTCAAAGCCGAAGGCTATGGGGGGTGGGACGGCGCGGACCGCCAACTGACGGGCCATATCGCCGGACATTATCTTTCGGGCGTCAGCCTAATGTGGGCGGCCACCGGGGATCCGCGATTCAAAGAGCGGGCGGATAGACTAGTCGATGAGCTCAAGGCCGTCCAGGACAAGCACGGCGACGGTTACATCGGCGCCCAGACCGATCGGGCCAAAGTCCCCGGCCGGACGCTCTACGGGCAGCTGGCCGCGGGCGACATCCGTTCGGGCGGCTTCGACCTCAACGGAATGTGGTCGCCTTGGTATGTTCAGCATAAGATCTTCGCCGGGCTGCGCGATGCCTTTCGCTGGACCGGGAACCGAACCGCCTTGGACGTCGAAATCAAATTCGCGGCCTGGGCCGAGGGGGTGCTGTCGGGGCTGACCGACGAGCAGATCCAGAAGATGCTGGGCACCGAGTTCGGCGGCATGAACGAAGTCCTGATCGACCTCGGCCTCGACACCGGCGACGCCCGCTGGCCGGCCTTGGCCGACAAGTTCCGCCACCGCGCCGTCATCGAGTCTCTGGCCCGCGGAGAGGACATCCTGCGCGGCAAGCACGGCAACACGATCGTGCCCAAGATGATCGGGACGCTGTCCCGTTTCATCGCCACGGGCAGCGAACCGGATGGCGCCGCGGCCCGGTTCTTCTGGGAGCGGGCGGCCCTTCACCACAGCTTCGCCACGGGCGGGCACGGCCGGAACGAGTATTTCGGCGAGGCGGACAAGCCGGACGCCATGACCGAGGGCCGCACGGCCGAAAGCTGCAATGTCTACAACATGATCAAGATGACCCGCACGCTGTTTGCGCTTGATCCCCAAATGAAATACGCCGATTTCCACGAACGAGCCTTGTTCAACCACGTCCTGGGATCGATGGACCCGGCCGACGGGGCCACCTGCTACATGGTTCCGGTCGGCCGCGGCGTGCGCAAGGAATACCAGGACATGCAAAGGGACTTCACCTGCTGCGTCGGTTCGGGCATGGAAAGCCACGCCCTGCACGGCGACGGCATCTATTACGAGTCCGGGGACACGCTCTGGATCAATCTCTTTGTCCCCTCGACGGCGGTTTGGAGATCCGCCGATATCGGGCTGGCCATGACGACGACGTTTCCGGAAGGGGAGGAGGCCGCCCTGACCATACAGGCGAAGGCGCCTCGGACGTTCGAAGTCGCCTTGCGCCGGCCTTTCTGGGCCGGCGAGGGCTACGCCGTCAAAGTCAACGGCGTCGTCCTCAAAGATATCGGTCCGGCGGGTACTTATATCCGCATCCGGAGAACATGGAAGGCGGGGGATAAAATCGAATGGAGCCTGCCCAAGTCTCTCCGGTTGGAGCCTCTTCCCGACAACCCGGACCGGGCGGCGATCCTGTGGGGCCCCCTGGTTTTGGCGGGCGATCTGGGCGCCATCCCGGCGGGGCGGTCGAGCGACGAGGAGGCCAATGACACCTCGTCGGCCGGGCCCGAAACGCCGATCCTGGTGACGGATGAGCCGTCTCCGGCGGCTTGGATCAAAGCCGTCCCGGGAAATCCGGCGCGCTTTCGAACCGTCGGCGCGGGGCGTGATCGCGACGTCGACCTGGTTCCGTTTTACCGCCTGCATCGTCGCATTTACACCGCCACCTGGGATATCCTGACGACGCCGAAATGGGATCGACTGGCGGCAGACCTGAAAGCGGCGCGGGATGCCGCCCAACGCCTCGAGGCGGCGACCGTGGCTTTCGTCCAACCGGGCCAAATGCAGAGCGAACGCGATTTCAACCAGCAGGGGGGGAAGACTTCACCCGTCCAATACCAGGGCCGCTACGGCCGCCGGGCGGCGGACTGGTTCTCGTTCGACCTGGCGGTGGATCCGCGTTCGGCGCTCAAACTGATCCTCACCTGCAATCGGGACGAACGGGCCGATCGCGCCTTCGCCGTCCTCATCGACGGCCGCAAGGTGGGGGAGGCCCGGATCGCCCGCCGTAGCCCGCAGGAGAAGGAAGGCTTCTTCGATTTCGAGTTCGATGTCCCGGCCGAGGCCGCGGCCGGGAAGGCCAAGGTCACCGTCCGCTTCGAGGGGTTGGCGGGCCAGGAGACGGGAACGATCTACGGGATCCGCGTTCTCCGCGCGAAATAAGAAAGCCCTCACCCCGGCTTTTTATGGCCGGGATGAGGGCCGTTAGATCTTCTGCGGTCCGGTTCTTATCTGTCGGCGAAGGCGAAAATGGTCAGGAAGCCGTGCTGGCTGATCTTGGCGATCAGTTCGCCCGAGACCTTTTCGACACTGTCGCTCGGCTGATGGTAGTCGGTGGTCATGGCCGCCATGTAGTACACGAACGGCTTCTTGACCCCGGCGAAGGAAGCGTGGTCGGAACCGCCCGAGCCTACGCCCAGGGCGTTGCCCTGCAGGGCCAGGTCGAGGCCGACGTAGGCGTTCATTTCGCGGGCGATGTCGGCCAGCGGCGTGCCCTCGGTCCAGCTGAGGGTTACGAACCAGGGGGCCCGGATCTTCTTGACCAGCTCCTCGGCGCCGGGGACGCTGTAGCGGGTCATGGTGCGGGCGATCGTGGTCGCGTCATAAGGCCGGCTGATCATGTCGTAGTTCAAGTAGCCGATGGTCTTGTCCATGGCGAAGGTCGGGTTGAGGGTGTAATAGCGGCTGCCCAGCAGCCCCTCTTCCTCGCCCGCCCAGAGACCAAAGACGATGGTCCGTTTCGGCTTGATGGGATTCAAGGCGATGGCCCGGGCGATGTTCATAACGCCGACGGAGCCGGAGCCGTTATCGTCCGCGCCGTTCCAGATGTAATCGCCCCAGATGCCGTTATGGTCGAAGTGGGCGCCGACGACGAAGTATTCGGCCTTCAGGGTCGGGTCGGAGCCTTCGATGTAGCCGATGACGTTGGTGGCTCGGACGAGGCCCGTCTTGGCCGTTGTGGTCATGGTCATCTTGGCGCCGGCCACGTCCATCGAGGCGGGCTTCTTGGCCGTCTCGATTTGGCCCTTCAGGTCGTCAATCGTCTTGCCGGTGGCCTCGAGGATGGCGTTGGCCATGTCCCGAGTGATGGTCATGGCGGCTGCACCGCCTCCGCCCATCATGCCGCCGCTGACGCCGGGAATAGCCAGGCTGACGCGGGGCTTGTTGATGATCGGCCGGTCGTCATTGACGTGGACGACGGGGGGAACCGAGAGGTTCCGATAGGTGTCGGCATCCTTGCCCGTGTTCTGGACCTGGAGGATGGCCGCCGGGCCGAGCTTCTGGATCGCGTCCAGTTTGTTGAAGCGAGCCGGGCCGCCGGCACGGGGACCCATGGCCGCGAACGCCGCCTGGCCGCCGCCGGCCGGGAAGTACTTGTCCTTCAGCTCCTTGGTCGCGTTGAAGGGTGAGGCGGGATTGTCCTTGCCGGGCGCTTCGGTCAGCAGCAGGACGATCTTGCCCTTGAGGTTCAGCCCCTTGAGCTCGTCCCAGCCGATCGAGGGCTCCTGGATGCCGTAGCCGACGAAGACGACGGGCGCCGTGAGCGACCCGGGCTCTCCGCCGCCACGGCCCATGGCCTGGTAGTCGACGCCGGATTGGAACATCCGCGACTTGAGGGCGCCGGACTTGTTGACTTCCAGGGCCATCGAGCTCTGAACGTCCGAAGTCGATTTCAAGGCGAAGTTCTGGAAGTAGCTGCGCTCGGGGGGCGTCGCCGCCGCGCCGCCGCGCTGGCCGCCGCGCTGGCCGCCGAAGCCGGCCTGCGGCATGTCGCCGCCGGGCTTGATGCCCCACATCTTGAACAGCGAGACAACGTAATCGGCGGCCAGGGCGTAGCCCTTGGTCGCGGTCTCGCGTCCTTCCATCCAATCGGACGCCAGGAACGTCAACATGGCCATGGTGTCCTTGGCGTTGATGGAATCGAACCCAACCTTGTACTTATCGGGCACGGGCTGGGGTTTGTCGACCAGGCTGAGAGCCTTCTGGACGTCCTCGAGCTTCATCTGCGCCTGCTGGGGGGGCATCTGGGCCCGGCCAGCCACGAGCAGCGTGAAGAGGAGAACGATGATCCACGCGTTCTTTCTCATTCCGACCTCCTGATAATTTAGACTTCACCGTCTGGCTTTTGACGATCGCCATCTGAGTTTTCTTCCCATTCCTTCTTGATCCGCCGGGCGCTCCGGTTCCTCACCCGCGCCTGGAATTATAGGGCTTTGATAATAATAGATTTAGAAGTCAACCTTAGTTAGCCCGCTTATTAAAGTGGGTTGATCGTGTCTAGCGAGGGGAAAACGGAAGTTTCATCCGGGCTTCATCGAACCTTAACCGCGAGAGATTATTCTGACTTCCACTTCATGGAGGTGGAGTCCTCCATCGGGCCGGGGCGTCGGTGCACCGACCGGCCGGGAGGACCAAGATCATCAGCCAAGAAGGATCGTAAAATGACAGGTTTTAAAAAGCTGGCTCTGACCGCCGGGGTGATTCTGGCCGCGGCCGGATGGATGGCCGCCCAGACGCCGCCGGCGCCCCCGCAGACATTCACAACCACGATCTACTTCGACTACTCCACCAACGCGTCCAACGACGGTTTCCTGACGGGCACGCCGAGCGCGCAGGCCCTCAGCAACAAGTTTGCCTTCCGCCGGGCCTATTTCACTTATGAGAACAAGATCAGCGACTACCTGAAGTTCCGCTTCCGGACCGACGCCGACAACACGGCCAACATCACCTCGGTGAACTTCGTCAAATCGACGACCTCGAAGGACGACAAGCTCCGGCCGTTCATCAAGCACATCTATATCGAGTGGAGCAACGACTTCCTGCAGTCCAAGGTCAACATCGGCATGATCGAGACCATCTCCTTCAAGCTGGCCGAAGAGCGCTGGAGCTACCGTTCGGTGGCCAAGACGCTGCTGGACGGCTACAAGGACATCACCGGTGTGGACATCAAGCAGACCAGCGCCGACCTAGGCGTGACCTGGAAGGGCACGCTCTCCAAGGAGCTGCGCTTCGGCCTGGGCTTCCACAACGGCGCCGCCTACTCGCACCCGGAAACCGACAAGTACAAAAAGGTCAGCGGCTACCTCCAGATCGTCCCCATCCGGGGTTTCAGCGTCGTCGGCTTCACGGACTACGAGAAGCAGCCCCTGGCCGATGGCTCGGCCAAGAGCGCCTCGACCTACAAGCTCGATGCCTGCTTCGACATGATCAAGAACCTGAATATCTCGTTCGAATGGTTCCGCTACGACAACAAGACCCTGGCCAACAAGATCGGAGGCTGGTCGGCCTTCGCCACCTACAAGATCACCCCCGACAAGTTGGGCCTGTTCGCCCGCTACGACGCCTACCAGCCGAATGTCTCCGATTCCATCAAGGATATGAGCTTGATCATCGTCGGCTTAGACTGGTTCGCCTGGGGCAGCTACGGACGGCTCCAGCCGAACGTCTGGATCTGGAAGTATAACGACTCCCGCAAGGGCGACATCGTCGCCAACCTGACCTTCTTCCTCAGCTTCTAATGATGACGCATTCAATTAAAAAGGAGATAACCTCATGAGCGTGAAATGGATCAAGTGGGTGGTTCTGGCCTGCCTGGCCATGGCCGCCGTCTTCACCCCCGTCCTGCTTTCGGCCCAGGGTCGCTACCTCCAGATCAAAGGGTCCGACACCATGATCAACCTGGCCCAGATTCTGGCCGAAGAATACATGGCCAAGAATCCCAAGTCCCCGATCGCCGTCCTGGGCGGCGGCTCCGGCACCGGAGTTACGGCCCTGATCAACGGCACCTGCGACATCTGCAACACCAGCCGCGACTGGAAACAGAAAGAGCTCGACCTGGCCTGGGA is drawn from Candidatus Aminicenantes bacterium and contains these coding sequences:
- a CDS encoding SEC-C domain-containing protein → MEEAYEKALCPCGSGKRYVECCLNRHIEKSRENPLQNSKEELKKIMARKDFSSLEAANEFLRVYWTRRNSEPRADFLGLSSDQIHRLIDLPFTHTSDIVRFNADYETEILTEIPIVKDVRRFLDAFAGAEPLKATATGNLPREFAKALFEELDRSRLKKYIKFRTETDSLDVHTLRLVLEIVGWVRKSKGYFRLTQKGRKALDVGLSASNYLDLLSSYICRFNWGYQDRYPEFEIIQRAALFSLYLLHKKARQSVASHSLSPYFIRAFPRILAEVQSPWKNIFSIIDDCFALRFIERFCGYFGLIDVQERSDPLGHIRILQVNGFFDRLMTWKTEVPSRLLVH
- a CDS encoding M28 family peptidase, which gives rise to MRKNAWIIVLLFTLLVAGRAQMPPQQAQMKLEDVQKALSLVDKPQPVPDKYKVGFDSINAKDTMAMLTFLASDWMEGRETATKGYALAADYVVSLFKMWGIKPGGDMPQAGFGGQRGGQRGGAAATPPERSYFQNFALKSTSDVQSSMALEVNKSGALKSRMFQSGVDYQAMGRGGGEPGSLTAPVVFVGYGIQEPSIGWDELKGLNLKGKIVLLLTEAPGKDNPASPFNATKELKDKYFPAGGGQAAFAAMGPRAGGPARFNKLDAIQKLGPAAILQVQNTGKDADTYRNLSVPPVVHVNDDRPIINKPRVSLAIPGVSGGMMGGGGAAAMTITRDMANAILEATGKTIDDLKGQIETAKKPASMDVAGAKMTMTTTAKTGLVRATNVIGYIEGSDPTLKAEYFVVGAHFDHNGIWGDYIWNGADDNGSGSVGVMNIARAIALNPIKPKRTIVFGLWAGEEEGLLGSRYYTLNPTFAMDKTIGYLNYDMISRPYDATTIARTMTRYSVPGAEELVKKIRAPWFVTLSWTEGTPLADIAREMNAYVGLDLALQGNALGVGSGGSDHASFAGVKKPFVYYMAAMTTDYHQPSDSVEKVSGELIAKISQHGFLTIFAFADR
- a CDS encoding glycoside hydrolase family 127 protein — protein: MKLNVVPALLLSIGSVLISSVYGNGTVKAAIIAKARSLPLSDVRLTGGPLKTAQDQNGRYLLSLEVDRMMAFLRQSAGLALKAEGYGGWDGADRQLTGHIAGHYLSGVSLMWAATGDPRFKERADRLVDELKAVQDKHGDGYIGAQTDRAKVPGRTLYGQLAAGDIRSGGFDLNGMWSPWYVQHKIFAGLRDAFRWTGNRTALDVEIKFAAWAEGVLSGLTDEQIQKMLGTEFGGMNEVLIDLGLDTGDARWPALADKFRHRAVIESLARGEDILRGKHGNTIVPKMIGTLSRFIATGSEPDGAAARFFWERAALHHSFATGGHGRNEYFGEADKPDAMTEGRTAESCNVYNMIKMTRTLFALDPQMKYADFHERALFNHVLGSMDPADGATCYMVPVGRGVRKEYQDMQRDFTCCVGSGMESHALHGDGIYYESGDTLWINLFVPSTAVWRSADIGLAMTTTFPEGEEAALTIQAKAPRTFEVALRRPFWAGEGYAVKVNGVVLKDIGPAGTYIRIRRTWKAGDKIEWSLPKSLRLEPLPDNPDRAAILWGPLVLAGDLGAIPAGRSSDEEANDTSSAGPETPILVTDEPSPAAWIKAVPGNPARFRTVGAGRDRDVDLVPFYRLHRRIYTATWDILTTPKWDRLAADLKAARDAAQRLEAATVAFVQPGQMQSERDFNQQGGKTSPVQYQGRYGRRAADWFSFDLAVDPRSALKLILTCNRDERADRAFAVLIDGRKVGEARIARRSPQEKEGFFDFEFDVPAEAAAGKAKVTVRFEGLAGQETGTIYGIRVLRAK